One region of Trichosurus vulpecula isolate mTriVul1 chromosome 1, mTriVul1.pri, whole genome shotgun sequence genomic DNA includes:
- the LOC118833550 gene encoding interferon tau-2-like, which produces MTSWTLLPVALMLLCSSTLCSLGCDLTQGLQEDFSLLHQMSTFSLGPCWKDRTNFNFPKEVMEGSQLQRENGTVIVHEMLQQIFTIFSQNVLPAAWNQTQLMQLLSALDQQLEQLERCLGQDVEWEESSLGSENPRLALKSYFQGISQYLQAKEYSHCAWEIVRIEIRRFFLFMSKLTRKLRD; this is translated from the coding sequence ATGACCTCCTGGACCTTGTTGCCAGTTGCCCTGATGCTGCTCTGCTCCAGCACCCTCTGCTCCCTGGGCTGTGACCTGACTCAGGGCCTGCAAGAAGACTTCTCACTTCTGCACCAAATGAGCACATTTTCCCTGGGGCCATGTTGGAAGGACAGGACCAACTTCAACTTCCCAAAGGAAGTCATGGAAGGCAGCCAACTCCAGAGGGAAAATGGTACAGTCATTGTTCATGAGATGCTCCAGCAGATCTTCACCATCTTCAGCCAGAATGTGCTTCCTGCTGCCTGGAATCAGACTCAGCTCATGCAACTGCTCAGTGCACTGGATCAGCAGCTGGAACAGCTAGAGAGGTGTCTTGGGCAGGATGTGGAGTGGGAAGAGTCTTCCTTGGGAAGTGAGAACCCCAGGCTGGCCCTGAAGAGCTACTTCCAAGGGATAAGCCAGTACCTACAAGCTAAAGAATACAGCCACTGTGCCTGGGAAATCGTGAGAATAGAGATCAGGAGGTTCTTTCTGTTCATGAGCAAGCTCACAAGAAAACTCAGAGACTGA